The Saccharopolyspora gloriosae genome window below encodes:
- a CDS encoding catalase, translating into MPENNQKPLTTAAGAPVTDNQNSMTAGARGPMLLQDLWFLEKLAHFDREVIPERRMHAKGSGAFGTFTVTNDITRYTAADIFSEVGKKTEMFARFSTVAGERGAADAERDIRGFALKFYTDEGNWDLVGNNTPVFFFRDPLKFPDLNHAVKRDPRTNMRDAENNWDFWTNLPEALHQVTIVMSDRGIPASYRHMHGFGSHTYSLINADGERFWVKFHHRTQQGIKNLTDAEAEALVGKDRESHQRDLFDSIENGDFPKWKLYVQVMPEADADGYRFHPFDLTKVWSKKDYPLIEVGEWELNRNPENYHADVEQAAFAPSNLVPGISYSPDKMLQGRLFSYGDAQRYRLGVNHHQIPVNAPKNPVNSFHRDGAMRVDGNQGATPAIEPNSYGRWQEQPSYREPQQAVGGVADRFNYREDDANYFEQPGNLFRNMSPEQQQVLFANTARAIDGASQATVERHIHNCTQADPAYGEGVRKAIEALAAGTL; encoded by the coding sequence TTGCCCGAGAACAACCAGAAGCCGTTGACGACCGCGGCCGGCGCGCCGGTCACGGACAACCAGAACTCGATGACCGCGGGCGCCCGCGGCCCGATGCTGCTGCAGGACCTGTGGTTCCTGGAGAAGCTGGCCCACTTCGACCGCGAGGTCATCCCCGAGCGCCGGATGCACGCCAAGGGGTCGGGCGCGTTCGGCACCTTCACGGTGACCAACGACATCACTCGCTACACCGCGGCCGACATCTTCTCCGAGGTCGGCAAGAAGACCGAGATGTTCGCCCGCTTCTCGACCGTCGCCGGTGAGCGCGGCGCGGCCGACGCCGAGCGCGACATCCGCGGCTTCGCGCTGAAGTTCTACACCGACGAAGGAAACTGGGACCTCGTCGGCAACAACACCCCGGTGTTCTTCTTCCGCGACCCGCTGAAGTTCCCCGACCTCAACCACGCGGTCAAGCGCGACCCGCGCACCAACATGCGCGACGCCGAGAACAACTGGGACTTCTGGACGAACCTCCCCGAGGCGCTGCACCAGGTCACGATCGTCATGTCGGACCGCGGCATCCCCGCGTCGTACCGGCACATGCACGGTTTCGGCTCGCACACCTACAGCCTGATCAACGCCGACGGCGAGCGGTTCTGGGTGAAGTTCCACCACCGCACCCAGCAGGGCATCAAGAACCTCACCGACGCCGAGGCCGAGGCCCTCGTCGGCAAGGACCGCGAGTCGCACCAGCGCGACCTGTTCGACTCGATCGAGAACGGCGACTTCCCCAAGTGGAAGCTGTACGTGCAGGTCATGCCGGAGGCCGACGCCGACGGCTACCGCTTCCACCCCTTCGACCTCACCAAGGTGTGGTCGAAGAAGGACTACCCGCTGATCGAGGTCGGCGAGTGGGAGCTCAACCGCAACCCCGAGAACTACCACGCCGACGTGGAGCAGGCCGCGTTCGCGCCGAGCAACCTGGTGCCCGGCATCAGCTACTCGCCGGACAAGATGCTGCAGGGCCGGCTGTTCTCCTACGGTGACGCGCAGCGCTACCGCCTCGGCGTGAACCACCACCAGATCCCGGTCAACGCGCCGAAGAACCCGGTGAACTCCTTCCACCGCGACGGCGCGATGCGCGTCGACGGCAACCAGGGGGCCACCCCGGCGATCGAGCCGAACTCCTACGGCCGCTGGCAGGAGCAGCCCTCCTACCGCGAGCCGCAGCAGGCCGTGGGCGGTGTCGCCGACCGGTTCAACTACCGCGAGGACGACGCCAACTACTTCGAGCAGCCCGGCAACCTGTTCCGGAACATGTCGCCCGAGCAGCAGCAGGTGCTCTTCGCGAACACCGCGCGGGCCATCGACGGTGCCTCCCAGGCGACCGTGGAGCGCCACATCCACAACTGCACCCAGGCCGACCCGGCCTACGGCGAAGGTGTTCGCAAGGCCATCGAGGCCCTGGCGGCCGGGACCCTCTGA
- a CDS encoding FMN reductase, with the protein MTRILAISAGLSQPSSTRMLADRLVTATGAELGDDATIDVVELRDLAHDITDNLLTGFANPRLREVLDRLGAADGLVLVTPTFTASYSGLFKSFMDVVDPESMADKPVLVAATGGTERHSLVLDHALRPLLAYLRARVVPTAVYAASGDWGGDTGLDRRIARAAGELADVVRGRPAEPKTDPFTDPTPFAELLRETATQ; encoded by the coding sequence ATGACCCGCATCCTCGCGATCTCCGCAGGGCTGTCGCAGCCGTCGAGCACCCGGATGCTCGCCGACCGGCTGGTCACGGCCACCGGCGCCGAGCTCGGCGACGACGCCACGATCGACGTGGTCGAGCTCCGCGACCTGGCCCACGACATCACCGACAACCTGCTGACCGGCTTCGCGAACCCCCGCCTGCGGGAGGTGCTCGACCGGCTCGGCGCCGCCGACGGGCTCGTCCTGGTGACCCCGACGTTCACCGCCTCCTACAGCGGGCTGTTCAAGTCCTTCATGGACGTCGTCGACCCCGAGTCGATGGCGGACAAGCCGGTGCTGGTCGCCGCGACCGGCGGCACCGAACGGCATTCGCTGGTGCTCGACCACGCGCTGCGCCCGCTGCTGGCGTACCTGCGGGCACGGGTCGTGCCCACCGCCGTGTACGCCGCCAGCGGTGACTGGGGCGGCGACACCGGCCTCGACCGGCGCATCGCCCGCGCCGCGGGCGAGCTCGCCGACGTCGTGCGGGGCCGACCGGCCGAACCGAAGACCGACCCGTTCACCGATCCGACGCCGTTCGCCGAGCTCCTTCGAGAAACCGCGACGCAGTGA
- a CDS encoding ankyrin repeat domain-containing protein yields MTEGGLTPEQVERIVAIAMDLAREGDSGQLLDFVAHGLPVDVADAGGNTPLMLAAYHGHAGAVRALLDHGADPDLRNARDQTPIAGALFKGAEDVVAVLRDAGADLDAGTPTARAAAAMFGREHLLAD; encoded by the coding sequence ATGACCGAAGGCGGACTCACCCCGGAGCAGGTCGAGCGGATCGTGGCGATCGCGATGGACCTGGCACGCGAGGGAGACTCCGGGCAACTGCTCGACTTCGTCGCGCACGGGCTGCCGGTGGACGTCGCCGACGCGGGCGGGAACACACCGCTCATGCTCGCCGCCTACCACGGGCACGCGGGCGCGGTGCGCGCGCTGCTCGACCACGGCGCGGACCCCGACCTGCGCAACGCCCGGGACCAGACCCCGATCGCGGGGGCGCTGTTCAAGGGGGCGGAGGACGTCGTGGCCGTGCTCCGCGACGCGGGCGCGGACCTCGACGCCGGAACCCCCACGGCCCGCGCCGCAGCCGCGATGTTCGGTCGCGAACACCTGTTGGCGGACTGA
- a CDS encoding SAM-dependent methyltransferase codes for MNEARSPEAVLTAVGDLATAAEQAALVRLALSSGLLQRCAEPIAVDDLADILQIPRERLSGVCDALVAMGALVHDGTRVRLSATWTPLADDGVHVTLERALVGAEARRSVMATALSPSADYWEADARQRLALADGVTMATTTEFGRTAVSGVLAALPEVTEQLRTGARWLELGCGVAGMLLGVLHAHSSVTAVGVDLASDLLAVARERARELGVADRIDFVEGDATAYTDDEPFDIVFWSQFFFPTRTRTAALANAFARLRPGGLLLCPLVPGDLEPYGTGSALAQQSSLHALVFSGWDIPIRSGDTLTEELEEAGFQVRRVHRDGLPVTVVAQRPAA; via the coding sequence ATGAACGAAGCCCGCAGCCCAGAAGCGGTGTTGACTGCGGTCGGTGACCTTGCCACCGCGGCGGAACAGGCCGCGCTGGTTCGGCTGGCTCTATCCTCGGGCCTACTCCAACGATGCGCGGAGCCGATCGCCGTCGACGATCTGGCCGACATTCTGCAAATTCCGCGGGAGCGGCTCTCGGGGGTCTGCGATGCGCTGGTCGCGATGGGGGCGCTCGTCCACGACGGGACACGTGTCCGGCTGAGCGCGACCTGGACTCCGCTAGCCGACGACGGCGTGCACGTGACTCTCGAACGCGCCCTCGTCGGCGCCGAGGCGCGCCGATCAGTGATGGCGACGGCGTTGTCCCCGTCGGCCGATTATTGGGAGGCCGACGCCCGGCAGCGACTCGCGCTGGCCGACGGAGTGACGATGGCGACCACGACCGAGTTCGGCAGGACCGCCGTGTCCGGCGTGCTCGCCGCCCTCCCCGAGGTCACCGAGCAGCTCCGCACCGGGGCGCGGTGGCTCGAACTCGGATGCGGGGTCGCCGGGATGTTGCTGGGCGTCCTGCACGCCCATTCGAGCGTCACCGCGGTCGGTGTGGACCTCGCCTCCGACCTGCTCGCCGTGGCCCGTGAGCGGGCACGTGAACTCGGCGTCGCAGACCGAATTGATTTCGTCGAGGGTGACGCGACCGCCTACACCGACGACGAGCCGTTCGACATCGTGTTCTGGAGCCAGTTCTTCTTCCCGACGCGAACCCGGACCGCCGCATTGGCGAACGCTTTCGCACGGTTGCGACCGGGCGGATTGTTGTTGTGCCCGCTCGTCCCCGGCGATCTCGAGCCCTACGGTACGGGATCAGCGCTGGCCCAGCAGTCGTCATTGCACGCACTCGTGTTCTCCGGCTGGGACATTCCGATCCGCTCCGGCGACACCCTCACCGAGGAACTGGAGGAGGCGGGCTTCCAGGTCCGACGCGTGCACCGCGATGGCCTGCCCGTCACCGTCGTGGCACAGCGCCCCGCGGCCTGA
- a CDS encoding Fur family transcriptional regulator: MSAIDATALLREAELRVTRPRVAVLAMVADNPHSDTDTIATAVRRDLGSVSTQAVYDVLRALTEAGLVRRIEPAGSPARFETRVGDHHHHLVCRACGAVTDVSSAVGEAACLDVQDSWGFDLDEAEVTFWGRCPACLARDE; the protein is encoded by the coding sequence ATGTCGGCCATCGACGCCACCGCTCTCCTGCGGGAAGCCGAGCTGCGGGTGACGCGCCCGCGGGTCGCGGTGCTGGCGATGGTCGCGGACAACCCCCACTCGGACACCGACACCATCGCGACGGCCGTTCGCCGCGATCTGGGTTCGGTGTCGACCCAGGCGGTCTACGACGTGCTGCGCGCGCTCACCGAAGCGGGCCTGGTCCGTCGCATCGAACCGGCGGGTTCGCCCGCCCGGTTCGAGACCCGCGTGGGCGATCACCACCACCACTTGGTGTGCCGCGCCTGTGGCGCCGTCACCGACGTCAGCAGTGCGGTCGGCGAGGCTGCGTGCCTCGACGTCCAGGACTCGTGGGGTTTCGACCTCGACGAGGCCGAGGTGACCTTCTGGGGAAGGTGCCCGGCCTGCCTCGCACGCGACGAATGA
- a CDS encoding DoxX family protein gives MTSSPSTLRRRPVAGTLALWVLQVLLAAVFAFIAIPKAMGDPIAVAPFDLIGLGIPGMIVVGWLELAGAIALLVPRLCGLASLCQIPLMIGATALSAIVTPDLVTVPAVTLVLVLVVAWFRRHDTAALVRMVRR, from the coding sequence ATGACCTCGTCCCCCTCGACCCTCCGACGCCGCCCCGTCGCCGGCACCCTTGCCCTCTGGGTGTTGCAGGTGCTGCTGGCCGCTGTGTTCGCGTTCATCGCCATTCCGAAGGCCATGGGTGACCCCATCGCCGTCGCACCGTTCGATCTGATCGGACTCGGCATTCCCGGCATGATCGTCGTTGGCTGGCTCGAGCTCGCCGGGGCGATTGCGCTGCTCGTACCGCGACTGTGCGGCCTCGCCTCACTCTGCCAAATCCCGCTCATGATCGGCGCGACAGCCCTGAGCGCCATCGTGACCCCGGACCTGGTCACGGTCCCCGCGGTGACGCTTGTTCTGGTCCTGGTCGTCGCTTGGTTCCGCAGGCACGACACCGCCGCCCTCGTCCGGATGGTGCGACGTTGA
- a CDS encoding alpha/beta hydrolase family protein, whose amino-acid sequence MGGSYGGYAALIGVTVTPDLFAAAVDYVGISDLAHFMRTLPPFARPRLTNNWYRYVGEPDDPEQEAEMLARSPVTTVDRTCDPLLVVQGANDPRVVQAESDNIVASLHEHGVAVEYLLAEDGARFREPRELALVPPRGRAALRRAPRPRSWTAVSSAIRAATSRR is encoded by the coding sequence ATGGGCGGTTCCTACGGTGGCTACGCCGCACTGATCGGGGTCACGGTCACTCCCGACCTCTTCGCCGCCGCGGTCGACTACGTGGGTATCTCCGACCTCGCCCACTTCATGCGGACCCTACCGCCGTTCGCCCGCCCCCGACTCACCAACAATTGGTATCGGTACGTCGGTGAACCCGACGACCCCGAGCAGGAGGCTGAAATGCTGGCCCGCTCACCTGTCACCACGGTCGATCGGACCTGCGACCCCCTCCTGGTCGTGCAGGGCGCGAACGACCCCCGTGTCGTGCAGGCCGAGTCCGACAACATCGTCGCCTCCCTGCACGAACACGGTGTCGCCGTTGAATACCTGTTGGCCGAGGACGGGGCACGGTTTCGAGAACCCAGAGAACTTGCTCTGGTTCCACCGCGCGGTCGAGCGGCACTTCGCCGAGCACCTCGGCCGAGGTCGTGGACAGCGGTGTCCAGCGCGATCAGGGCGGCGACGTCTAGGCGGTGA
- a CDS encoding hotdog domain-containing protein produces the protein MTVSEQPMPARTMVAVRQADLGRDGRISTLGVARWLEDARLRVPMPRFERLVSSGEMEPFRILLVGQRVERSDPRGRPGDEVEVTTGIRRVGRSSFTYRHTVFKDDAVVGTGEATVVLGGATGPLQLPDELISDLRGLRVAGAEDGTDRASAEQRTRDHYRHWTPLRTRVTDLDSNHHVNFQVLLTWYEEAIAEVVLSASAAGRATPSPKLASSDLRIEYTGEVTYPGDYEIGVTVTAVNDDTVHYDLAVFQAQQCLGTAQARGSRGELTTEALLNLTA, from the coding sequence ATGACGGTGAGCGAACAGCCGATGCCAGCGCGCACGATGGTCGCGGTGCGGCAGGCGGACCTTGGTCGTGACGGCAGGATAAGCACGCTCGGTGTGGCCCGTTGGCTGGAGGACGCTCGTTTGCGAGTACCGATGCCGCGGTTCGAGCGGCTGGTCTCCTCGGGAGAGATGGAGCCGTTCCGGATCTTGCTCGTCGGGCAGCGGGTCGAGCGGTCCGATCCCCGGGGTCGCCCCGGTGACGAGGTCGAGGTCACAACCGGGATTCGCCGGGTCGGGCGGTCGTCGTTCACATACCGGCACACTGTGTTCAAGGACGACGCCGTCGTCGGAACAGGCGAGGCGACGGTTGTTCTCGGCGGCGCCACCGGGCCGTTGCAGCTGCCCGACGAACTCATCAGCGACCTTCGTGGGCTGCGGGTCGCCGGTGCAGAGGACGGCACCGACCGCGCATCCGCCGAGCAGAGGACACGCGACCACTACCGGCACTGGACGCCCTTGCGGACGCGAGTCACAGACCTCGATTCCAACCACCACGTCAATTTTCAGGTTTTGTTGACGTGGTACGAGGAGGCCATCGCGGAGGTCGTGCTCAGCGCATCCGCTGCTGGACGTGCGACTCCTTCGCCGAAGCTCGCTTCGTCCGATCTGCGCATCGAGTACACGGGTGAGGTGACCTATCCAGGCGATTACGAGATCGGCGTCACCGTGACCGCCGTCAACGATGACACCGTGCACTACGACCTGGCGGTCTTCCAGGCGCAACAGTGCCTCGGGACCGCGCAGGCCCGGGGAAGCCGGGGAGAGCTGACGACCGAGGCACTGCTGAATTTGACCGCATGA
- a CDS encoding DNA-3-methyladenine glycosylase I translates to MSPIDVPADNGVIIGEDGLARTPWAARDPLLREYYDTEWGLPVRGEQAMFERVSLEGFQAGLSWATILRKRPAFRAAFDHFDPDAVAAYTEHDVARLLADAGIVRNQAKIRATISNARATADLRAEGGLAEFVWSFQPETTPRPRTPEEVPTTSPESVALSKALRRKGFRFVGPTTMFALMEAVGIVDTHLVGSHRRGSSGIWQRP, encoded by the coding sequence GTGAGTCCCATCGACGTACCTGCGGACAACGGCGTGATCATCGGCGAGGACGGCCTGGCCCGCACGCCGTGGGCGGCGCGCGACCCGCTGCTGCGGGAGTACTACGACACCGAGTGGGGCCTGCCGGTGCGCGGCGAGCAGGCGATGTTCGAGCGGGTCTCGCTGGAGGGGTTCCAGGCGGGTTTGTCGTGGGCGACGATCCTGCGCAAGCGCCCCGCGTTCCGGGCGGCGTTCGACCACTTCGACCCGGATGCGGTGGCCGCCTACACCGAGCACGACGTCGCCCGGCTGCTCGCGGACGCGGGAATCGTGCGCAACCAGGCCAAGATCCGCGCCACGATCAGCAACGCCCGCGCCACCGCGGACCTTCGCGCGGAGGGCGGGCTGGCGGAGTTCGTGTGGTCGTTCCAGCCGGAGACGACTCCGCGCCCGCGCACCCCCGAAGAGGTCCCGACCACCTCACCGGAGTCGGTGGCGCTGTCGAAGGCGTTGCGCCGCAAGGGTTTCCGGTTCGTCGGGCCGACCACGATGTTCGCGCTGATGGAGGCCGTCGGCATCGTCGACACCCACTTGGTCGGCAGCCACCGCCGCGGTTCCTCCGGGATCTGGCAGCGGCCGTGA
- a CDS encoding alpha-ketoglutarate-dependent dioxygenase AlkB family protein, translated as MSSPLFPLPTRTVAPGAVHVPGWLDVGRQRELVDACRGWARGPVPMRAARLPSGHRMSVRTVCLGWHWYPYAYSRTADDVDGTRVAPFPEWLGELGRAALAAAGEPADAYDPDTALINFYDEHAKMGMHQDKDERSREPVVSLSIGDTCVFRFGNPESRGQPYTDVELGSGDLFVFGGPSRLAFHGVPAVRPGTADPETGLSSGRINITLRVTGLG; from the coding sequence ATGAGCTCACCCCTGTTCCCCCTGCCCACGCGAACCGTCGCCCCTGGCGCGGTGCACGTGCCGGGGTGGTTGGACGTCGGGCGGCAGCGGGAGCTGGTGGACGCCTGCCGGGGTTGGGCGCGCGGCCCGGTTCCGATGCGGGCGGCGCGGTTGCCCAGCGGGCACCGGATGTCGGTGCGCACGGTGTGCTTGGGCTGGCACTGGTACCCGTACGCCTACAGCCGCACCGCCGACGACGTGGACGGGACGCGGGTGGCCCCGTTCCCGGAGTGGCTCGGTGAGCTCGGCCGCGCGGCGCTGGCCGCCGCCGGTGAACCGGCCGACGCCTACGACCCGGACACCGCGCTGATCAACTTCTACGACGAGCACGCGAAGATGGGCATGCACCAGGACAAGGACGAGCGGTCGCGGGAACCGGTGGTGTCGTTGAGCATCGGCGACACCTGCGTGTTCCGCTTCGGCAATCCGGAGTCGCGCGGGCAGCCCTACACCGATGTGGAACTGGGCTCGGGTGATCTGTTCGTCTTCGGCGGCCCGTCGCGGCTGGCGTTCCACGGCGTGCCTGCCGTCCGCCCCGGCACCGCGGACCCGGAGACCGGGTTGAGCAGCGGGCGCATCAACATCACCCTGCGGGTCACCGGCCTGGGCTGA
- a CDS encoding AlkA N-terminal domain-containing protein, with protein sequence MTALRLATGGPFAVEPAMAALAAHAVPGVEQVDRDARTVTRLLRLPGGSTRVTARLTAEHVELTADFDGGEHEAVAITRRWLDLDADVERVDAVLAADPTLRPLVRARPGLRIVGYADGFEAALSTVLGQQVSLAAARTFTSRLLAAYGTPRSCGLVEFPAPDALAGVAVDELRAAVGITGARARTLHALAEAFAGGLALHPDGDVERQRRALLALPGVGPWTVDYLALRAFGDRDACPAGDLVLRRALGAATAAEARERAHAWSPYRSYGVFHLWTRSAYLAR encoded by the coding sequence GTGACCGCGCTGCGGCTCGCCACGGGCGGCCCGTTCGCGGTGGAGCCCGCGATGGCCGCGCTCGCGGCGCACGCCGTGCCCGGCGTCGAGCAGGTCGACCGGGACGCCCGGACCGTCACCCGGCTGCTGCGGCTGCCCGGCGGCTCCACCCGGGTCACCGCGCGGCTCACCGCCGAGCACGTGGAGCTGACCGCGGACTTCGACGGCGGCGAGCACGAGGCGGTGGCGATCACGCGGCGGTGGCTGGACCTGGACGCCGACGTGGAGCGGGTCGACGCCGTCCTCGCCGCCGATCCGACGCTGCGGCCGCTGGTCCGCGCCCGGCCGGGACTGCGGATCGTCGGCTACGCGGACGGGTTCGAGGCGGCGCTGAGCACGGTGCTCGGCCAGCAGGTCAGCCTGGCCGCCGCCCGCACCTTCACGTCCCGGCTGCTCGCCGCCTACGGCACGCCGCGGTCGTGCGGGCTGGTCGAGTTCCCCGCTCCGGACGCGCTGGCGGGGGTCGCGGTCGACGAGCTGCGCGCCGCCGTCGGCATCACGGGGGCTCGGGCGCGGACGCTGCACGCGCTCGCGGAGGCGTTCGCCGGCGGCTTGGCGCTGCACCCGGACGGCGACGTCGAGCGGCAGCGGCGCGCGCTGCTGGCGCTGCCCGGAGTCGGACCGTGGACGGTGGACTACTTGGCGTTGCGCGCCTTCGGGGATCGGGACGCGTGCCCGGCAGGCGATCTGGTCCTGCGGCGAGCTCTCGGCGCGGCCACCGCCGCCGAGGCCCGCGAGCGCGCGCACGCGTGGTCGCCGTACCGGTCTTACGGGGTGTTCCACCTGTGGACCCGCAGCGCCTACCTGGCCCGCTGA
- a CDS encoding carboxymuconolactone decarboxylase family protein translates to MAEQIFIDKRTPAVFKALNATAAEVTAQARDLGLERVLLELINIRASQLNGCAFCLDLHTRRALDAGETTQRLAVLPGWRDTGLFTARERAALELAEAVTLVADRHPGEAGRARAREALSDDEISLVIWAAVTINAFNRVSILSGHPVRRRTDARGE, encoded by the coding sequence GTGGCGGAGCAGATCTTCATCGACAAGCGGACCCCGGCGGTGTTCAAGGCGCTGAACGCGACCGCGGCCGAGGTGACCGCCCAGGCGCGGGATCTCGGCCTGGAGCGGGTGCTGCTGGAGCTGATCAACATCCGCGCCTCGCAGCTCAACGGCTGCGCGTTCTGCCTGGACCTGCACACCCGCCGCGCGCTCGACGCGGGGGAGACGACCCAGCGGCTGGCCGTGCTGCCGGGCTGGCGGGACACCGGCCTGTTCACCGCGCGCGAGCGGGCGGCGCTGGAACTGGCCGAGGCGGTCACGCTGGTCGCCGACCGGCATCCCGGCGAAGCCGGCCGGGCGCGGGCGCGCGAGGCCCTCAGCGACGACGAGATCTCGCTGGTGATCTGGGCGGCCGTCACCATCAACGCCTTCAACCGGGTGTCGATCCTGTCGGGCCACCCGGTACGGCGGCGCACCGACGCCCGCGGCGAGTAG
- a CDS encoding DUF3159 domain-containing protein: MGVQQELRRDEQQTERIETSAKTANPSVLDQMGGPSGFVYSTVPVVIFAGANSFLPLPVTIAVAVGSAVLLTIFRMLKGEKFSSAIGGVIGVAVAVGLAAWTGSAKDFFALGIWAALAGFVVTFASLLARRPVTGVIWNLMHGGEHAWREDRRSLRAHDIATLAAALVFGARFAVQQWLYVMDTTGGLAVARVAMGTPLTVLGALVVVWAFRRTSKRLLRKA; the protein is encoded by the coding sequence ATGGGCGTGCAGCAGGAACTTCGCAGGGACGAGCAGCAGACCGAGCGGATCGAGACGTCCGCGAAGACGGCGAATCCTTCGGTCCTCGACCAGATGGGCGGGCCGTCGGGCTTCGTCTACTCCACCGTTCCGGTCGTCATCTTCGCGGGGGCGAACTCGTTCCTGCCGCTGCCGGTGACCATCGCGGTCGCGGTCGGCTCGGCGGTGCTGCTGACCATCTTCCGGATGTTGAAGGGGGAGAAGTTCAGCTCCGCCATCGGCGGGGTGATCGGCGTCGCCGTCGCGGTGGGGCTGGCTGCCTGGACGGGTTCGGCCAAGGACTTCTTCGCGCTGGGGATCTGGGCCGCGTTGGCGGGCTTCGTGGTCACCTTCGCCTCGCTGCTGGCGCGTCGTCCCGTGACCGGCGTGATCTGGAACCTCATGCACGGCGGCGAGCACGCCTGGCGGGAGGACCGGCGGAGCCTGCGCGCCCACGACATCGCCACCCTCGCGGCGGCGCTCGTGTTCGGAGCCCGGTTCGCCGTCCAGCAGTGGCTGTACGTCATGGACACCACCGGTGGGCTGGCCGTCGCCCGCGTCGCGATGGGCACGCCGCTGACCGTGCTCGGCGCGCTGGTCGTCGTGTGGGCGTTCCGCCGCACCAGCAAGCGCCTCCTCCGCAAGGCGTGA
- a CDS encoding TIGR02611 family protein, with protein sequence MNDAATTQLDRTAPARPGPRAGYGRWRERARRNRAADLCWRAGVGIVGTVVLVAGIIMIPYPGPGWVVAFAGLAVLSTEFERAHRLLGALRRRYDRWNAWQRRQHGAVRLLLLAATGAVVLGTLWLLGALALGAGWLGLDLPWLASPIEPFA encoded by the coding sequence GTGAACGACGCAGCCACCACCCAACTCGACCGCACCGCACCTGCCCGGCCGGGGCCGCGCGCCGGATACGGCCGCTGGCGGGAGCGGGCCCGGCGGAACCGCGCCGCCGACCTCTGCTGGCGAGCGGGTGTCGGCATCGTCGGCACGGTCGTGCTCGTCGCGGGGATCATCATGATTCCGTACCCGGGTCCGGGGTGGGTCGTGGCGTTCGCCGGGCTCGCCGTCCTGAGCACCGAGTTCGAGCGGGCCCACCGCCTGCTCGGCGCCCTCCGCCGCCGGTACGACCGCTGGAACGCCTGGCAGCGGCGCCAGCACGGAGCGGTCCGCCTGCTGCTGCTCGCCGCCACGGGCGCCGTCGTGCTCGGCACGCTGTGGCTGCTCGGCGCGCTGGCGCTGGGCGCGGGCTGGCTCGGGCTCGACCTGCCGTGGCTGGCGTCCCCGATCGAACCGTTCGCCTGA
- a CDS encoding GNAT family N-acetyltransferase, producing the protein MTDENTDVAFARSADRDRYDINASGALAGFAEFVDKGEQRIFFHTEIGEEFGGRGLGGVLVGRALADTREAGLRVVPVCPFVAKYLKNHHEFDDLVDAVTPDALAAVRDRTK; encoded by the coding sequence ATGACCGACGAGAACACCGACGTGGCGTTCGCCCGGTCGGCCGACCGGGACCGCTACGACATCAACGCCTCCGGAGCGCTGGCGGGATTCGCCGAGTTCGTCGACAAGGGCGAGCAGCGGATCTTCTTCCACACCGAGATCGGTGAGGAGTTCGGCGGGCGCGGGCTGGGAGGCGTGCTCGTCGGCCGCGCGCTGGCCGACACCCGGGAGGCGGGCCTGCGCGTCGTGCCGGTGTGCCCGTTCGTCGCGAAGTACCTCAAGAACCACCACGAGTTCGACGACCTCGTCGACGCGGTCACGCCGGACGCGCTGGCCGCGGTGCGCGACCGGACGAAGTGA